Proteins encoded within one genomic window of Microbacterium soli:
- the poxB gene encoding ubiquinone-dependent pyruvate dehydrogenase, which yields MTTVAENMVRTLRANGIDRVYGIPGDSLNGFTDALRKDGTIRWVHVRHEESAAFAAAADAALTGDLAVVAGSCGPGNLHLINGLYDANRSRVPVLAIAAHIPTVEIGTGYFQETHPQELFRECSVYVEYVADPSQMPRLMEVAMRAAVEQRGVAVLVIPGDVALADIADDRAVEIPRANPVVTPSPAELDRAAQLLNDCRRVTILAGAGVEGAHDEVIALADRLAAPIVHALRGKEHIEYDNPFDVGMTGLLGFASGYRAMEDAETLLILGSDFPYAQFYPEGATTIQVDIRGEQLGRRHPLDLGLVGDVQATVQALMPRLTAKTDRAHLDDALAHYRRTRAKLDDLAVPARGSAPIHPQYLARLLDEAAASDAILTADVGSPTVWAARYFTMTPKRRLIGSFTHGSMANALLHAIGAQTARPGQQVIALAGDGGLAMMLGELITLTQNRLPVKTIVVNNSSLNFVELEMKAAGFVTYGTDLDNPDFAAVAQALGIFARRVERSEDLPAAVAEVLAHDGPALLDVVTERQELSMPPSITAEQVKGFALYAIRTVMSGRGDELLDLAKANWRQLF from the coding sequence ATGACCACCGTCGCAGAGAATATGGTCCGCACACTCCGCGCCAATGGCATCGACCGGGTCTACGGCATCCCGGGCGATTCGCTCAACGGATTCACGGACGCCCTCCGCAAGGACGGCACGATCCGCTGGGTGCACGTGCGCCATGAGGAGTCCGCGGCGTTCGCGGCCGCCGCCGACGCCGCCCTCACCGGTGATCTCGCCGTGGTCGCCGGCTCCTGCGGGCCCGGAAACCTGCACCTGATCAACGGGCTGTACGACGCCAACCGCTCCCGCGTCCCCGTGCTCGCGATCGCCGCCCACATCCCGACGGTCGAGATCGGCACGGGTTACTTCCAGGAGACCCATCCGCAGGAGCTCTTCCGCGAGTGCAGCGTGTACGTCGAGTACGTCGCCGACCCGTCCCAGATGCCGCGCCTGATGGAGGTCGCCATGCGCGCGGCCGTCGAGCAGCGCGGCGTGGCGGTGCTGGTCATCCCCGGCGACGTCGCCCTCGCCGACATCGCCGACGACCGCGCGGTCGAGATCCCGCGCGCGAACCCCGTCGTCACCCCGAGCCCGGCGGAGCTGGATCGGGCGGCGCAGCTGCTCAACGACTGCCGGCGGGTGACGATCCTCGCCGGCGCCGGAGTCGAGGGCGCGCACGACGAGGTCATCGCACTGGCGGACCGCCTGGCGGCGCCCATCGTCCACGCGCTGCGCGGCAAGGAGCACATCGAGTACGACAATCCCTTCGACGTCGGGATGACCGGTCTGCTGGGATTCGCCTCGGGCTATCGCGCGATGGAGGATGCCGAGACCCTCCTGATCCTGGGGTCCGATTTCCCGTACGCGCAGTTCTATCCTGAGGGCGCGACGACCATCCAGGTGGACATCCGCGGCGAGCAGCTGGGCAGACGGCATCCGCTCGACCTGGGCCTGGTGGGCGATGTCCAGGCGACGGTCCAGGCGCTGATGCCGCGCCTGACGGCGAAGACCGACCGCGCACACCTCGATGACGCTCTCGCACACTACCGCAGGACTCGCGCGAAGCTCGACGACCTGGCGGTGCCCGCCCGGGGCAGCGCGCCGATCCACCCGCAGTACCTCGCCCGCCTCCTCGATGAGGCGGCCGCATCGGACGCGATCCTCACCGCGGATGTGGGCTCTCCGACGGTGTGGGCCGCACGCTACTTCACCATGACGCCGAAGCGCCGTCTGATCGGATCGTTCACTCACGGCTCGATGGCCAACGCCCTCCTGCACGCGATCGGCGCGCAGACCGCGCGCCCCGGTCAGCAGGTGATCGCGCTCGCCGGGGACGGCGGACTGGCGATGATGCTGGGCGAGCTCATCACCCTCACTCAGAACCGGCTGCCGGTGAAGACCATCGTGGTCAACAACTCCTCGCTCAACTTCGTCGAGCTGGAGATGAAGGCCGCCGGCTTCGTCACCTACGGCACCGACCTGGACAACCCCGACTTCGCGGCCGTCGCGCAGGCGCTGGGAATCTTCGCCAGGCGCGTCGAGCGCTCCGAGGACCTGCCCGCCGCCGTCGCCGAGGTGCTCGCTCACGACGGGCCGGCACTGCTGGACGTCGTGACCGAGCGGCAGGAGCTGTCGATGCCGCCGTCGATCACCGCCGAACAGGTGAAGGGCTTCGCGCTCTACGCGATCCGTACCGTGATGTCCGGGCGCGGCGATGAGCTGCTCGACCTCGCGAAGGCCAATTGGCGCCAGCTGTTCTGA
- the secE gene encoding preprotein translocase subunit SecE: MDQDDVRGDSVAAGPYSLRDKQLGFFGRIALFFRQVISELRKVVTPTRKELIKFTVVVLVFVLIVMGLVYGFDSLFGYVTHLVFGVPGS; the protein is encoded by the coding sequence ATGGATCAGGACGACGTTCGCGGCGACAGCGTCGCAGCAGGCCCGTATTCCCTGCGTGACAAGCAGCTGGGCTTCTTCGGGCGGATAGCGCTGTTCTTCCGCCAGGTGATCAGCGAGCTGCGCAAGGTCGTCACCCCGACTCGCAAGGAGCTCATCAAGTTCACCGTCGTGGTGCTCGTGTTCGTCCTGATCGTGATGGGTCTGGTCTACGGCTTCGACTCGCTGTTCGGCTACGTGACTCATCTCGTGTTCGGGGTCCCCGGCAGTTGA
- the nusG gene encoding transcription termination/antitermination protein NusG, whose translation MSERYSDDADWATAAEQSSEEDESQEGNILAEQQEASSSAETVALHVEGGTGSDEEYDDDTDDIEIEDPEADAIVNDALNLDQAAESEAAAEVLNDAVAEEIAEEEASAAEAVTPYDGPEPDAQQADETEGSDETDAEDAPVEEDPYEAFKMDLRMLPGKWYVIHSYAGFERKVKANLEQRKSTLEVEDDIYQIEVPMEDVVEIKNGQRKMVTRVRIPGYVLVRMELNEDTWSVVRHTPGVTGFVGNAHNPTPLRFDEAFNMLKPLVEVKDVPTAKSIAAKGGVAVARPMAAEVDFEVGETITIKEGSFAGLPGTISEINAAAGKLTVLVSLFERETPVELAFEQVTKML comes from the coding sequence GTGTCTGAACGATATTCCGACGATGCCGACTGGGCCACCGCCGCTGAGCAGTCCAGCGAGGAGGACGAGTCCCAGGAGGGTAACATCCTCGCCGAGCAGCAGGAGGCGTCCTCGTCGGCGGAGACGGTCGCCCTGCACGTCGAGGGTGGGACCGGCTCCGATGAGGAGTACGACGATGACACGGACGACATCGAAATCGAAGACCCGGAGGCGGACGCGATCGTGAACGACGCTCTCAACCTGGACCAAGCGGCTGAGTCTGAAGCGGCCGCCGAGGTCCTCAATGACGCTGTGGCGGAGGAAATCGCTGAAGAGGAGGCATCCGCGGCCGAGGCGGTGACGCCGTACGACGGGCCCGAGCCCGACGCTCAGCAGGCCGACGAGACCGAGGGCTCCGACGAGACGGATGCCGAGGATGCGCCGGTCGAGGAGGACCCGTATGAGGCCTTCAAGATGGACCTGCGGATGCTGCCGGGCAAGTGGTATGTCATCCACTCCTACGCGGGCTTCGAGCGCAAGGTGAAGGCCAACCTCGAGCAGCGCAAGTCGACCCTCGAGGTCGAGGACGACATCTACCAGATCGAGGTCCCCATGGAGGACGTCGTCGAGATCAAGAACGGCCAGCGCAAGATGGTCACCCGCGTGCGCATCCCCGGCTACGTGCTGGTGCGCATGGAGCTCAACGAGGACACCTGGTCGGTCGTGCGCCACACCCCGGGTGTGACCGGCTTCGTGGGCAACGCCCACAACCCGACCCCGCTGCGCTTCGACGAGGCGTTCAACATGCTCAAGCCGCTGGTCGAGGTCAAGGACGTCCCCACGGCGAAGTCCATCGCCGCGAAGGGCGGTGTCGCCGTGGCTCGTCCCATGGCCGCGGAGGTCGACTTCGAGGTCGGCGAGACCATCACGATCAAGGAGGGCTCGTTCGCGGGCCTTCCCGGCACGATCAGCGAGATCAACGCCGCCGCGGGCAAGCTCACCGTACTCGTGTCGCTGTTCGAGCGCGAGACTCCGGTGGAGCTCGCCTTCGAGCAGGTCACCAAGATGCTGTGA
- the rplK gene encoding 50S ribosomal protein L11 encodes MAPKKKVTGLIKLQINAGAANPAPPIGPALGQHGVNIMEFCKAYNAATESQRGNVIPVEITVYEDRSFTFILKTPPAAELIKKAAGVAKGSATPHTVKVAKITAEQVRQIAEQKQADLNANDIDAASKIVAGTARSMGITVEG; translated from the coding sequence ATGGCACCCAAGAAGAAGGTGACCGGCCTGATCAAGCTTCAGATCAACGCCGGTGCGGCCAACCCGGCGCCGCCGATCGGACCCGCCCTGGGTCAGCACGGCGTCAACATCATGGAGTTCTGCAAGGCGTACAACGCCGCGACGGAGTCGCAGCGCGGCAACGTCATCCCCGTGGAGATCACCGTCTACGAGGACCGCAGCTTCACCTTCATCCTGAAGACCCCGCCGGCGGCTGAACTGATCAAGAAGGCGGCAGGCGTGGCCAAGGGCTCGGCCACCCCGCACACCGTCAAGGTGGCGAAGATCACGGCGGAGCAGGTCCGTCAGATCGCCGAGCAGAAGCAGGCCGACCTGAATGCGAACGACATCGACGCCGCGTCGAAGATCGTCGCCGGAACCGCCCGCTCGATGGGCATCACGGTCGAGGGCTGA
- the rplA gene encoding 50S ribosomal protein L1 yields the protein MATKSKAYRNAVAKIEADRFYTPTEAVALAKETGSAKFDSTVEVALKLAVDPRKADQMVRGTVMLPHGTGKTARVIVFANGPAAEAAIAAGADEVGSTELIEKVAGGWTDFDAAVATPELMGQVGRLGKVLGPRGLMPNPKTGTVTPNPAKAVEEIKGGKIEFRVDKHANVHFIVGKASFTAEQLNENISVALDEIVRLKPASAKGRYIQKGAVSTTFGPGIPLDVNAI from the coding sequence ATGGCTACCAAGTCCAAGGCATACCGCAACGCAGTCGCGAAGATCGAGGCCGACCGCTTCTACACTCCGACCGAGGCCGTCGCGCTCGCGAAGGAGACCGGCTCGGCGAAGTTCGACTCGACCGTCGAGGTCGCCCTCAAGCTCGCCGTCGACCCGCGCAAGGCCGACCAGATGGTGCGCGGCACCGTCATGCTCCCGCACGGCACCGGTAAGACCGCCCGCGTCATCGTGTTCGCGAACGGTCCGGCCGCCGAGGCCGCCATCGCCGCGGGCGCCGACGAGGTCGGCAGCACCGAGCTCATCGAGAAGGTCGCCGGTGGGTGGACCGACTTCGACGCCGCCGTCGCGACCCCTGAGCTCATGGGCCAGGTCGGACGTCTCGGCAAGGTGCTCGGCCCGCGCGGTCTGATGCCCAACCCGAAGACCGGCACCGTGACCCCCAACCCGGCCAAGGCCGTCGAGGAGATCAAGGGCGGCAAGATCGAGTTCCGCGTCGACAAGCACGCCAACGTGCACTTCATCGTGGGCAAGGCCTCCTTCACCGCCGAGCAGCTGAACGAGAACATCTCGGTCGCCCTCGACGAGATCGTGCGTCTGAAGCCCGCGAGCGCGAAGGGCCGCTACATCCAGAAGGGCGCCGTGTCGACCACGTTCGGCCCCGGCATCCCGCTGGACGTCAACGCCATCTGA
- a CDS encoding amino acid ABC transporter substrate-binding protein, with the protein MSRRLVSVAAVVIATVTALTGCSTTAAPAGPASVGASGGDYGLVRAGVLTVATEGTYRPFSFHADGGAGELTGFDVEIITAVAEKLDLKVDFQETQWDAIFAGLDAGRFDVIANQVTINDEREAKYLFSEPYTVSPGVIVVADDDDSISSFSDLAGRTAAQSLTSNWNDLAIESGAKVEAVDGWAQAVALLRQGRVDATINDKLTFLDYETTDGPTGLKIAAETEDAGEQAFAFLKDRTALATAVDGALDELRADGTLAKISERYFGADVTE; encoded by the coding sequence ATGTCCCGTCGCCTCGTCTCCGTCGCCGCCGTCGTCATCGCGACCGTCACGGCATTGACCGGCTGCTCCACGACCGCAGCGCCCGCCGGCCCCGCGTCGGTCGGCGCCTCCGGCGGCGACTACGGGCTCGTCAGGGCCGGTGTGCTGACGGTCGCCACAGAGGGGACCTATCGGCCGTTCAGCTTCCACGCGGACGGCGGGGCGGGCGAACTCACCGGCTTCGACGTGGAGATCATCACGGCGGTGGCCGAGAAGCTCGACCTGAAGGTCGATTTCCAGGAGACGCAGTGGGATGCCATCTTCGCAGGGTTGGACGCCGGGCGGTTCGACGTCATCGCCAACCAGGTCACGATCAACGACGAGCGCGAGGCCAAGTATCTCTTCAGCGAGCCGTACACCGTCTCGCCGGGCGTCATCGTCGTCGCCGATGACGACGATTCGATCAGCTCCTTCTCCGACCTCGCGGGCAGAACCGCAGCGCAGTCGCTCACGAGCAACTGGAACGATCTGGCGATCGAATCCGGGGCGAAGGTCGAGGCCGTCGACGGGTGGGCGCAGGCCGTCGCGCTGCTGCGCCAGGGGCGCGTGGATGCGACCATCAACGACAAGCTCACCTTCCTCGACTATGAGACCACCGACGGGCCGACCGGCCTGAAGATCGCCGCGGAGACCGAGGATGCCGGTGAGCAGGCGTTCGCGTTCCTGAAGGATCGCACCGCGCTGGCCACGGCGGTCGACGGTGCACTGGACGAGCTGCGCGCGGACGGCACCCTCGCGAAGATCAGCGAGCGGTACTTCGGCGCGGACGTCACGGAATGA
- a CDS encoding amino acid ABC transporter permease has translation MDAWQLFLNSLGPIALGGLLGTIPLALASFAAGLVIAVLVALMRISVRPVVAGIARFYISVIRGTPLLVQLFVIFYGMPALGILIDPWPSAIIALSLNVGGYGAEIVRAAILSVPKGQWEAAYTVGMNRTRTLTRVILPQAARVSVPPLSNTFISLVKDTSLASTILVTELFRRAEQIAASSYQVMVVYLTAALVYWVICLVLAAGQSALERRLDRHVSH, from the coding sequence ATGGACGCCTGGCAGCTCTTCCTGAACTCCCTGGGGCCGATCGCCCTGGGCGGACTGTTGGGCACCATCCCGCTCGCCCTGGCGTCCTTCGCGGCGGGGCTGGTCATCGCGGTGCTCGTCGCGCTGATGCGGATCTCCGTCCGGCCCGTCGTCGCGGGCATCGCCAGGTTCTACATCTCCGTCATCCGCGGCACGCCGCTGCTCGTGCAGCTGTTCGTGATCTTCTACGGGATGCCGGCGCTGGGCATCCTCATCGACCCGTGGCCGAGCGCCATCATCGCGCTGTCACTGAACGTCGGCGGGTACGGGGCGGAGATCGTGCGAGCGGCCATCCTCTCGGTGCCGAAGGGGCAGTGGGAGGCGGCGTACACGGTCGGGATGAATCGCACCCGCACGCTGACGCGCGTCATCCTGCCGCAGGCGGCGAGAGTATCCGTGCCGCCGCTGTCGAACACCTTCATCTCGCTGGTGAAGGACACCTCCCTGGCCTCGACGATCCTCGTCACCGAGCTGTTCCGGCGGGCGGAGCAGATCGCGGCGTCGTCGTATCAGGTCATGGTCGTGTATCTGACCGCCGCGCTGGTCTACTGGGTGATCTGTCTCGTGCTGGCCGCGGGGCAGAGCGCGTTGGAGAGGAGGCTGGACCGCCATGTCTCCCACTGA
- a CDS encoding amino acid ABC transporter ATP-binding protein: MSPTERMPLLRAAGLHKSFGDNEVLRGIDLTLHRGEVVVLIGPSGSGKTTVLRSLNGLETPDGGSLVVDGGVDIDFSVPVTQRQRFALRDRSAMVFQNHNLFPHFTVLQNVIEGPWRVQGRPKDEVVAEARSLLARVGLADREDARPHELSGGQQQRVGIVRALALHPDLLLFDEPTSALDPELVGEVLRVIKELADEGWSMVVVTHELSFAKEAADRVVFMDGGVVVEEGAPAQLFGAPVQERTRRFLARIMRPLDGA; the protein is encoded by the coding sequence ATGTCTCCCACTGAGCGGATGCCGCTGCTGAGAGCCGCAGGACTGCACAAGAGCTTCGGCGACAACGAGGTGCTGCGGGGGATCGACCTGACGCTGCATCGCGGTGAGGTGGTCGTGCTGATCGGTCCGAGCGGGTCGGGCAAGACCACCGTGCTGCGCTCGCTGAACGGCCTGGAGACGCCGGACGGCGGATCGCTCGTGGTCGACGGCGGGGTCGACATCGACTTCTCCGTCCCGGTGACGCAGCGGCAGCGCTTCGCGTTGCGCGACCGCTCCGCGATGGTGTTCCAGAATCACAACCTGTTCCCGCACTTCACCGTCCTTCAGAACGTCATCGAGGGGCCCTGGCGGGTGCAGGGGCGGCCGAAGGACGAGGTGGTCGCCGAGGCCAGATCGCTGCTGGCGCGGGTGGGACTGGCGGATCGCGAGGACGCGCGCCCGCACGAGCTCTCCGGTGGTCAGCAGCAGCGCGTCGGCATCGTCCGCGCCCTCGCGCTGCACCCCGATCTGCTGCTGTTCGACGAGCCGACCAGTGCGCTGGACCCCGAGCTCGTCGGCGAGGTGCTGCGGGTCATCAAGGAGCTGGCCGACGAGGGATGGAGCATGGTGGTCGTCACCCACGAACTGAGCTTCGCGAAGGAGGCCGCCGACCGCGTGGTCTTCATGGACGGCGGTGTCGTCGTGGAGGAGGGCGCTCCTGCGCAGCTGTTCGGCGCCCCCGTCCAGGAGCGCACCCGGCGGTTCCTCGCGAGGATCATGCGCCCCCTCGACGGCGCCTGA
- a CDS encoding LysE/ArgO family amino acid transporter, which translates to MLSFLAGLGLGLSLIVAIGAQNVFVLRQGLRREHVPAVVAICTASDAVLIVAGVAGLGFLVEQAPWLLAAARWAGALFLLAYALLAALRSWRGQDSLHAEGDAGAHEAVPAGSAASVPAPVRTTTRPRAAATTTRLMPVVATVIALTWLNPHVYLDTVLMLGSVAATHGDARWLFAAGAVLASCLWFTGLGFGARHLGRWLRTPRAWRMLDGGIAVIMAVLAIALILPAVTG; encoded by the coding sequence GTGCTCAGCTTCCTCGCCGGCCTCGGTCTCGGCCTCTCACTCATCGTCGCGATCGGCGCGCAGAACGTGTTCGTGCTGCGGCAGGGCCTGCGGCGGGAGCACGTGCCGGCGGTCGTGGCGATCTGCACGGCCTCCGATGCCGTCCTCATCGTCGCCGGCGTCGCCGGGCTCGGCTTCCTCGTGGAGCAGGCGCCCTGGCTCCTGGCCGCAGCACGATGGGCCGGTGCGCTGTTCCTGCTCGCGTACGCCCTGCTGGCGGCGCTGCGCTCCTGGCGGGGGCAGGACAGCCTGCACGCCGAGGGCGATGCGGGCGCGCATGAGGCGGTGCCGGCCGGGTCCGCGGCATCCGTCCCCGCACCGGTGCGCACCACGACGCGACCCCGTGCGGCGGCGACAACCACACGGCTGATGCCCGTCGTCGCCACGGTCATCGCGCTGACCTGGCTCAACCCGCACGTGTACCTCGACACGGTGCTCATGCTGGGGTCCGTCGCCGCCACGCACGGCGACGCGCGCTGGCTCTTCGCCGCCGGGGCGGTGCTCGCCAGTTGCCTGTGGTTCACCGGGCTGGGCTTCGGCGCCCGTCACCTCGGCCGTTGGCTGCGCACGCCCAGGGCATGGCGGATGCTCGATGGCGGCATCGCAGTCATCATGGCCGTGCTGGCGATCGCGCTGATCCTGCCGGCCGTCACGGGATAG
- a CDS encoding LysR family transcriptional regulator ArgP has protein sequence MRIDAQLAGTVAAVIDEGSFDAAAQRLHITPSAVSQRIKAVEQQLGRVVVVRSRPVRATEAGEALVRLARQVELLEHDVVAAFGLGDTGDGARRIRVPVAVNADSMATWFLAPIARIAARHPIDVDLHRDDQNYTARLLESGEVMAAVTSESAPVGGCLVTPLGMLEYRPMASAAYIRRWFPQGATDDALREAPFVDFDRRDTLQHDWLRGRGVDPWHVPRHYVPASHDFSQAVRLGLGWGLIPMPQAGDDLIDLGGPATRVPLHWQQWNLRSPLLDAIAAEVSEEARRVLAPM, from the coding sequence GTGAGAATCGACGCGCAGCTCGCCGGCACTGTCGCGGCCGTCATCGATGAGGGCAGCTTCGACGCCGCCGCGCAGCGACTGCACATCACGCCGTCCGCCGTGAGTCAGCGCATCAAGGCCGTCGAGCAGCAGTTGGGTCGTGTGGTGGTCGTGCGCTCCCGTCCGGTGCGCGCCACCGAGGCCGGAGAGGCGCTGGTTCGACTGGCCCGGCAGGTGGAACTGCTCGAGCACGACGTGGTCGCCGCCTTCGGCCTCGGGGACACCGGTGACGGCGCGCGGCGCATCCGGGTCCCGGTCGCCGTGAACGCGGACTCGATGGCCACCTGGTTCCTGGCGCCGATCGCACGCATCGCGGCACGGCATCCGATCGACGTCGACCTGCATCGCGACGACCAGAACTACACCGCCCGCCTCCTCGAGTCCGGTGAGGTGATGGCCGCGGTCACCAGTGAGTCGGCTCCGGTGGGCGGGTGCCTCGTCACGCCGCTGGGCATGCTCGAGTACCGCCCGATGGCCTCCGCGGCATACATCCGGCGCTGGTTCCCGCAGGGTGCCACCGACGATGCGCTGCGAGAGGCGCCCTTCGTCGACTTCGATCGCCGGGATACCCTGCAGCATGACTGGCTGCGGGGCAGGGGGGTGGACCCGTGGCACGTGCCGCGGCACTACGTGCCGGCATCCCACGACTTCTCGCAGGCCGTGCGGCTGGGCCTGGGCTGGGGGCTCATCCCGATGCCGCAGGCCGGCGACGACCTCATCGACCTCGGCGGTCCCGCCACGAGGGTTCCGCTGCACTGGCAGCAGTGGAATCTGCGCTCCCCGCTGCTGGACGCCATCGCCGCCGAGGTGTCCGAGGAGGCGCGGCGGGTGCTCGCCCCGATGTGA
- a CDS encoding YqaJ viral recombinase family protein encodes MTPQELDARIIADSRDRVDWLRARARGITATDVAGLSGESSIARAADAKLGRGPHFRGNAYTDHGRRREPEIAAWVAATHGILPSSALFRSEHEPRHLATPDGVRLDGEGRVLLAEIKTTNKSWRTIPRTYLRQVWWQQYVLGAERTLFVWEEHVDFQPVHDEPRCVWIDRDEKQIRRLVGLADRLIDELYHRTTGKEPPHRGPVAPRSRTSLRERDMFRALALTD; translated from the coding sequence GTGACCCCGCAAGAACTCGATGCCCGCATCATCGCGGACTCGCGCGATCGGGTCGACTGGCTCCGCGCCCGGGCACGCGGAATCACCGCCACGGACGTCGCCGGGCTCTCCGGGGAGTCGTCGATAGCCAGGGCGGCGGATGCCAAGCTCGGCCGGGGCCCGCACTTCCGGGGCAACGCCTACACCGACCACGGCAGGCGGCGCGAACCGGAGATCGCCGCCTGGGTCGCGGCCACGCATGGCATCCTGCCGTCGTCGGCGCTGTTCCGCTCCGAGCATGAGCCCCGTCACCTCGCCACTCCCGACGGCGTCCGTCTCGACGGCGAGGGGCGCGTGCTGCTCGCCGAGATCAAGACGACCAACAAGTCGTGGCGCACCATCCCCCGCACCTATCTGCGCCAGGTCTGGTGGCAGCAGTACGTCCTCGGCGCCGAACGGACGCTGTTCGTGTGGGAGGAGCACGTCGACTTCCAGCCCGTGCACGACGAGCCCAGGTGCGTGTGGATCGACCGCGACGAGAAGCAGATCCGGCGGCTGGTGGGCCTGGCCGATCGACTGATCGACGAGCTGTACCACCGTACGACGGGCAAGGAACCGCCCCACCGCGGCCCAGTCGCCCCTCGCAGCCGCACCTCGCTGCGGGAGCGCGACATGTTCCGCGCGCTGGCGCTGACGGACTGA
- the rplJ gene encoding 50S ribosomal protein L10, which translates to MAQKDATVAELTKNFENSNAVLLTEYRGLTVAQLKQLRDSIRQNAEYAVVKNTLTKIAANNAGITTLDEDLTGPSAVAFVHGDFVATAKAMRDFAKDNPLLVIKGGIFEGKTLDAAEVSKYASLESREVLLAKAAGMMKATMGKAAATIDALRAKLETAEAA; encoded by the coding sequence ATGGCGCAGAAGGATGCAACGGTTGCCGAGCTCACGAAGAACTTCGAGAACTCGAACGCCGTCCTGCTGACCGAGTACCGCGGTCTGACGGTCGCCCAGCTCAAGCAGCTGCGCGACAGCATCCGTCAGAACGCGGAGTACGCCGTGGTGAAGAACACGCTGACCAAGATCGCCGCCAACAACGCGGGGATCACGACGCTGGACGAGGACCTCACCGGTCCCTCGGCCGTCGCGTTCGTGCACGGTGACTTCGTCGCCACCGCCAAGGCCATGCGTGACTTCGCCAAGGACAACCCGCTTCTCGTGATCAAGGGCGGCATCTTCGAGGGCAAGACCCTCGACGCCGCCGAGGTCAGCAAGTACGCCTCCCTGGAGAGCCGCGAGGTTCTGCTGGCGAAGGCGGCGGGCATGATGAAGGCGACGATGGGCAAGGCCGCCGCCACCATCGACGCGCTTCGCGCAAAGCTGGAGACCGCAGAGGCCGCGTGA
- the rplL gene encoding 50S ribosomal protein L7/L12, whose amino-acid sequence MAKLTTEELLEQFAGLTLVELSEFVKAFEEKFEVTAAAPVAVAGAAGGAGEAAAEEEKDSFDVILESVGDKKIQVIKAVRELTSLGLGEAKAVVDGAPKAVLEGANKETADKAKETLEAAGATVTLK is encoded by the coding sequence ATGGCGAAGCTCACCACTGAGGAGCTGCTGGAGCAGTTTGCCGGTCTCACCCTCGTCGAGCTCAGCGAGTTCGTGAAGGCGTTCGAGGAGAAGTTCGAGGTCACCGCGGCCGCGCCCGTCGCCGTCGCCGGTGCCGCCGGCGGTGCCGGCGAGGCCGCCGCCGAGGAGGAGAAGGACTCGTTCGACGTCATCCTCGAGTCGGTCGGCGACAAGAAGATCCAGGTCATCAAGGCCGTCCGCGAGCTCACCTCGCTGGGCCTGGGCGAGGCCAAGGCCGTCGTCGACGGTGCGCCGAAGGCCGTCCTGGAGGGCGCCAACAAGGAGACCGCCGACAAGGCGAAGGAGACCCTCGAGGCCGCCGGCGCGACGGTCACCCTGAAGTAA